From Salminus brasiliensis chromosome 12, fSalBra1.hap2, whole genome shotgun sequence:
AATCTAGACACCCccagacgttagcagcagatcctttaagtcctgtaaggtgtgaggtggggcctccatgagcatcattgAGAGCCTTGGGCGTGTGTGATCCTGTCGCCAGTTATCCTGTtgaccggttgtccttccttggagcaatTTTGGTACctgagacctgcctgatgttttgaccCAGTCGTTTAGAACATCACTGGTTCTTGTCcaagtgtatatatgtgtgtgtgtatatatatatatatatatatatatatatatatatatatatatattatatatatacttacatatGTAGGTGTATTTATATGTCCAATAGGTATAATACATATgtaagtatttatatatatgttatatatatatacagatgttTAAGCAcctacatttaataataatatactccACATATATGCAAGTATCTATATGTGTCCCATATATTTATGCTGTATgttaatacatatttatttgtaatatagaattgtgtatatatacacaacatATATATCCTATAGGTATATTACATATGTAAGTATTTATcttagatatttatatatatatatatatacagatgttTAAGCacctatatttaataataatatactccacatatatgtaagtatctatatgtaacaCACACATGTCGCATATGTTTATGTTGTATgttaatacatatttatttgtaatatagaatatatatattatgttttccatatgtattatatgtatttagGCACCCATATGTAATgatatataagaatataatatatatatatttatggttTTGCTCTttcagtttaaaaataaatattgagaACTTTACAAAGCCAGGATCTGGTTGCCCTGGaaccacaaacacactcacacacacacacacacactcacacacactcactgttcCTGATTTGTTTGAGCTTGTTTTCTGTACTGAAGGAAATTAACATGCACAGCCTGAAACTGCTGGTCCCAgctgccagagagagagaaagagacgaggagagacacagagagacagaagaaaggGCAGTGGGACACATGGAGCGAGATTAAagtcctgagagagagagagagagtagggtaGAGTGGGGTAGAGTGGGGTggagtggggtggggtggggtggtgggggcaGTAGTAGTTGGGAGTCAGGCATGCATGTAGGAGGACGGGGCTgtgtggagggagggagggaggggacaCTTTTTTTCAGTGGGAACAAAAGAGGAAGGTGAAAGACGAGCGCTCCTCAGAGCGAGACAGAAGACAGACAAGCAGCTGTAGAAGCTCTTCGGCCTGCGCTGAAGGGTTCAGACCACATCGCAGCGTTTCCACAGGTACGTCAGCTCTTTCCTCACTCTTCTGATACTGGGTACGGCGACCGGTTGCCATGGGAACGTCCTTTTTTAACCTGAAAGTCGTCAAATATCACCATCCCGACCACATCCATCACTGATATTTATTCCATCGGTCGAATATATGGATGAATTGGAACTTTTTAGCTGAAAGTGCTGGACGCTCTTCTTCAGTGTGGACCTGGTGTGGGGCCAGGTTCCCACAGAAACAGTCTGGCTCGGTGCCTGAGGGGGTTCCAGGACGAAGGGTCTCACGAGTAGCTGGCCAGAGTGCTGCAGAGAGTAAGAATAGACTCCAGTGTTTACTTTACTGTATGTGTCAGTCCATCTATGGGAACAGAGGGGTTCCACGTCCGTGATCAACACCGAAGCACACTGGGCTCCCGTTCTTTTGTTGCTTATGAAGGGTCGGTGATGAATGGGTTCTTGGCCTGACCTGCTTTGAGCCTGACCTACACTTTCGATTGTCCTGCTGAGGTGAGCAGCGATATCAGTGTTTACTTAAGGGCTTCTAAATAGCAGGACAATGTGTGcgtaatttattaattatgcaaaAATGACATCTTCGCAACATGAAGTTAAATgtaacatatggacaaaagtattgggacacctgctcattcattgcttctgaactctgaaatcaaggctattaaaaagagctgatcctgcttctgttggagtaactgtctctactgtccagagaagaagactttctactagattttagaggaggaacattgttgtgaggatttgattgcattcaaaagcgttagtgagttcaggatggtggatgattagcaccccacctcatcatccccaactccccagctccacaactcaatgctggggggctttatacccctctagcccatgcctggcattattaggctgcatggagccaatagctttatcatatttatctgctccagagagtcctattctattggcagtacttctagtAGCTGAATGtcttaattagaaggggtgttcacaaacatttggacatgttgtgtatAAATGTGAGAACCCCATAATAATATTTCCCATATGTTCtgtgttatatataaatatataatctcCAAAACTGCATCTTTAgaggagaatttctattggtccattggtTCTATTGGCGTacctgttaagcatggtggaggcagtgtcaAACACAGTACCAATGAGGTTACTACCATTTCTATAGACCTTTATCACGGGTCACTGCGTCGTCACGTCCGGCTCTGAATAATAGCGGTATCTCCTGCAACGTTTAACAGAGCGCTACATTAAACTACTCACCaagacccggcactgaggggtccgacccggcactgaggggtccGACCCGCCACTGTGGGCTCTGTTTGTCAAGGGTTTTAACCAAACAATTTGATTGGatgctgaatgaattaataagcATTTTCAACCATTAACGTGAGTCAACCTGTCCAACCGTTCAGCCCTGCGTTCGCTCCACTTCAGTTGATCTCTCGTTTTATTGGTCGCCTcgttaaaaatgacacatggtGGGCGGGGTTTTTCAGCTGGAGTTGAGCATGGTTGAACTGGATGGAGGGGGAActctggtcagtgtgtttgggtgaATTATGGGTGTATCGAGGACAGGGCAGCAGCCTCAGCCATTGATTACATTACACTGAACACGACCGGAAGCTGCCGAACGCTTAACGGTTTACGCTTCCCAGTTATCCCGGAATGGGACAGTGCATCATCACTGCATTAAAGCTGAAGACCACCTTGTATCTTTTATATCTCCCATAGGTTCAAGATGCTTCTGGTATCTAACATCTCACTGTTCCTGATGGCCTCCTTGGTGGGCTTCCTGTGGGCCACCTCGGAGAGCCCCTTAGCGTCTTCCCGCCCTCCAGTGACAAAAACCCGCATCCTCTACGTTGGGGACGACTATGATGACGAAACCTCTCAGCCCTCACTTAAGCCTGGTCCACCTAGGTTAACCACCGCCCATTTCCCTCCTCAAGAGTGTGACTATGACCCTTGTGTGGTACCAGACGTCCCCTGCTCTGTGCTCTCGGCCCAGACCAAGTGCTACTGCCCTGGGCTCACAGGCCCAGACCAGCCCCCCGAACCCCCGCAGCTGCAGGAGGTAAGGCAGGGGGCGTCTGGGGAGGTGGAGGTCCACTGGTGCGCCCCGCTTTCGACCGTAACCCACTACAAACTGATGACGGGGGATGGTGAAGACCTTGGGCTTGTGTTCGGGGAGTTATCCCGGAATGGGACAGTGCAGGGACTGAAAGTCGGGTCCCGGGTGTGCGTGGTGGCCATCAACGATGCCGGATTCAGCGTGGAGACCGCAAGGTCATGTGCCCGCTTTGAGCTACAACAAGCCAGCCAGGCCGCCCTCGGGTCAGGGGTGTTCGCCGGGTGCGTTGGTTTCTTGGTACTGCTGTTATTGGCCGCACTGTTGCTATGGAGACGGAAGTCTTGCAGGAAAAGAACGACTTCGGACGAGGAGGGGCTGGGGAATCCCTCTTATAGCACCAATGAAACGCTCTGATTGGACAGCGAAATGGACAACAAGGGTGTCTTACACTGACGGGACAGTGAACGAAGTGAGGGGATGTTAACGACAAGCTAACGTGGTATACTAAACAGTAGAAAAGAGCACTACCTACCAGAACACTgaaatcccacaatgcaccactGTGTGAGCGAATGAACACTGATACACTACAGGCCAGAAGCCTTTCGTCTATTAATACCGTGATCCGCACTGGTGCTGCTGTGTTAATAGATCTGTAATGAAGGTGATATAACAATCACCACTTAGTGTCAGTAACTCTCAATCTGAACAAGAAATAGAATATAAAGTCACatattaatcaaataaataataataataataataataataataataataataataataatctcataATGAACCAATCTGTGCTGTGAATGAGCTCAGtaaaaacatagcgcatccaacaagaaggaAAGCCTTGGCCATTTTTTtatacagcagtaaaaacatggTGGTTCACAGAAAGCGCTGATGGGTGCTACACACTAATCTAatcaaatctttaaaaaaataaaggtgttctttgagtgattctACAGAACAACCACTTATGGAACCATTTCTTGTAAACGAGAAGTGAGtgggaagaacctttacattggtaaagAATCTTAACGAGGAACATTCGCTTCGTTAAAcctgtaaaaggttcttcacacacatctcttctacaaaaacggttctttatggaaccacaaaATGTAATGTTCTGTAACCACTGGTCTTAAAGAACCTGCATCAGAACTCCTCTGGACACACACAGTACATTTCCCATGGAACAGCCACTAGCAGGCCTGAGGAAAGAGGCTAGTTCAA
This genomic window contains:
- the LOC140573954 gene encoding LRRN4 C-terminal-like protein: MLLVSNISLFLMASLVGFLWATSESPLASSRPPVTKTRILYVGDDYDDETSQPSLKPGPPRLTTAHFPPQECDYDPCVVPDVPCSVLSAQTKCYCPGLTGPDQPPEPPQLQEVRQGASGEVEVHWCAPLSTVTHYKLMTGDGEDLGLVFGELSRNGTVQGLKVGSRVCVVAINDAGFSVETARSCARFELQQASQAALGSGVFAGCVGFLVLLLLAALLLWRRKSCRKRTTSDEEGLGNPSYSTNETL